A stretch of the Lagenorhynchus albirostris chromosome 21, mLagAlb1.1, whole genome shotgun sequence genome encodes the following:
- the LOC132512769 gene encoding uncharacterized protein LOC132512769 → MWPSRGRGRPLPERSSCWREGARGTRRGAGEGGAGQRGAAGTRRAAECALLAGSGKYGLQAAPLLSPASLSPSLPSLLPHLLLLSPPSLDVGCRLEPGGTGRGTASPPREEGLRRGRLPCGRMARAWEGRRAAGGSGGPQPPTPRRQLKMTGRENSSDIRGQPAPGRRFQGAASNPPPTPGPRKPLQRLRTRRPCSDPSTALFRLS, encoded by the exons ATGTGGCCGAGTAGGGGCCGGGGGCGGCCGCTGCCCGAGCGTAGCAGCTGCTGGAGGGAGGGGGCGAGGGGTACCCGGAGAGGAGCAGGAGAAGGAGGTGCGGGGCAGCGGGGCGCGGCTGGGACCCGGAGAGCCGCTGAGTGCGCGCTCCTGGCTGGCTCTGGGAAGTACGGGCTCCAAGCAGCTCCCCTTCTCtcgcctgcctccctctctccctccctcccctctctcctccctcacctcctcctcctctctccgcCCTCCCTGGACGTGGGCTGCCGGCTGGAGCCGGGAGGAACGGGACGCGGGACGGCAAGCCCCCCGCGGGAGGAGGGGCTGCGCCGAGGGCGGCTGCCCTGCGGCCGGATGGCGCGCGCCTGGgaggggcggcgggcggcgggcggaaGCGGCGGACCCCAGCCCCCGACGCCGCG tCGGCAGCTTAAAATGACAGGACGCGAGAACTCGAGTGACATCCGGGGGCAGCCCGCTCCGGGCCGGCGTTTTCAGGGCGCAGCTTCAAACCCACCTCCGACGCCGGGCCCTCGGAAACCTCTCCAGCGTCTCCGAACCCGCCGCCCCTGTTCAGACCCCTCTACAGCCCTTTTCAGACTGTCCTAG